From the genome of Papaver somniferum cultivar HN1 chromosome 2, ASM357369v1, whole genome shotgun sequence, one region includes:
- the LOC113350662 gene encoding uncharacterized protein LOC113350662, with protein sequence MVRNISTYCEGNHGQDPRTVITNFFNKRLQTTVTSRSEIIKQWVAERLEVIKFFHNENRIIVGVGVQWTGPTRAADALQLCIGTRCLVIQSSHTPHIPYELHSFLSNPNNHFVGILNDFDKQLLENCRHRLCVSNLKNLARHFLGFVDVRKD encoded by the coding sequence atggtaAGGAACATTTCAACTTATTGTGAAGGAAATCATGGTCAAGATCCAAGAACCGTAATCactaatttcttcaataaaaggtTACAAACAACAGTAACGTCAAGatcagaaatcataaaacaatggGTTGCTGAACGTTTGGAAGTTATCAAATTCTTCCACAATGAAAATCGAATCATTGTTGGAGTCGGTGTTCAATGGACAGGACCAACTAGAGCGGCTGATGCACTACAACTCTGCATCGGTACACGTTGTTTAGTGATTCAATCGTCTCATACTCCTCATATTCCTTATGAGCTTCATAGTTTCCTTAGTAATCCAAATAATCATTTTGTTGGTATTTTGAATGATTTTGATAAACAATTACTTGAGAATTGTCGGCATCGGTTGTGCGTTTCGAATTTGAAGAATTTGGCAAGGCATTTTCTTGGTTTTGTTGATGTTCGTAAAGATTAA